The following proteins come from a genomic window of Acomys russatus chromosome 17, mAcoRus1.1, whole genome shotgun sequence:
- the Tomm22 gene encoding mitochondrial import receptor subunit TOM22 homolog, with the protein MAAAVAAAGAGEPLSPDELLPKAEAEKAEEELEEDDDDELDETLSERLWGLTEMFPERIRSAAGATFDLSLFVAQKMYRFSRAALWIGTTSFMILVLPVVFETEKLQMEQQQQLQQRQILLGPNTGLSGGMPGALPPLPGKI; encoded by the exons ATGGCCGCCGCCGTAGCTGCAGCTGGCGCTGGGGAGCCGCTGTCTCCCGACGAATTGCTCCCGAAAGCCGAGGCGGAGAAGGCCGAGGAGGAGCTGGAAGAGGACGACGACGACGAG CTAGATGAGACCCTGTCGGAGAGACTCTGGGGTCTGACGGAGATGTTTCCAGAGAGGATCCGGTCTGCCGCCGGAGCCACCTTTGATCTCTCGCTCTTCGTGGCTCAGAAGATGTACAG ATTCTCCAGGGCAGCTTTGTGGATCGGGACCACTTCCTTCATGAtcctggttcttcctgttgtCTTTGAGACCGAAAAGTTGCAAATGGAGCAACAACAGCAACTACAGCAACGGCAG ataCTTTTAGGGCCTAACACTGGGCTGTCAGGAGGAATGCCAGGGGCGCTACCTCCACTTCCTGGAAAGATCTAG